In Anaerolineales bacterium, one DNA window encodes the following:
- a CDS encoding penicillin-binding transpeptidase domain-containing protein has product MSSGSVLRPVRFEPWRLATVYIVVFLALIALLFRLINLQVVEGSVWTARAIDNYTFEVSIPAPRGIIYDRNGNILARNLASYNVVITPASLPADDSDIQRIYRELSMLIEVPVGGPVTAESLEEAKLFAACVEGPGIAQLVALQDTLAPYSPVKVKCNISEEIARIVEERSVDWPGVKVEVEPIRDYPTGSLTAHLVGFLGPIPASQEAELRAQGFIPNRDKIGYSGVEASLQDILAGRNGLRVVQVDVAGQELRNLEPPISPVPGHNIYLTIDTRLQAAAEATLLEEIRFWNTYFGTVRISSGAIIAMNPKTGEILAMTSFPTYENNRFVRFIPAYYYEQLSQDPRKPLLNNAISSEFPPGSVFKLATATGAINEGVVDLTTIIQAPGQLLLCEKFNPNDICTERNTRPFVDHILEQRPEGFGPVNFLQCIAFSSNVCFYKLGGGYEDEIVQGLGVERLRQYARALGFDERSGIQLLGEQDGLIPDPQWKRINTGENWSTGDTYIASVGQGYVLSTPLQILMSGAVIANNGRLMQPTVVHEVTDGDGNVVPMWFNPNDFTATNFETAGSYQISPFTPNLKWDVTVTPMIQGYSCDGAYCSLDEDDLKIIQPSSIQAVRAGTRLAVTANLFGTLNDLFGDFPIAVAGKTGTAEYCDDVAREAQRCQFGAWPTHSWTLAYAPYEDPEIIVIAFAYNGGEGASVAGPMVARMIKSYFEIKAIDIAQGNPAPGQ; this is encoded by the coding sequence ATGAGTTCTGGTTCTGTATTGCGCCCTGTTCGTTTTGAGCCCTGGCGGCTTGCCACGGTTTATATCGTTGTGTTTTTGGCGTTGATCGCCCTGCTTTTCAGGCTGATCAACCTGCAGGTGGTCGAGGGATCAGTCTGGACGGCACGCGCCATTGACAATTACACCTTTGAAGTCAGCATCCCCGCTCCACGCGGTATTATCTATGACCGCAACGGAAACATCCTTGCACGCAACCTTGCCTCTTATAATGTCGTGATTACGCCGGCGAGCCTGCCCGCCGACGATTCGGATATTCAACGTATTTACCGTGAGCTCTCAATGTTGATTGAAGTTCCTGTGGGCGGACCTGTGACAGCAGAATCCTTGGAAGAAGCCAAGTTGTTTGCGGCGTGCGTGGAGGGACCCGGCATTGCCCAGCTGGTGGCTTTGCAGGATACGTTGGCGCCGTACAGCCCTGTCAAAGTAAAGTGCAATATTTCGGAGGAAATTGCCCGCATCGTGGAAGAGAGATCGGTTGATTGGCCCGGCGTAAAGGTTGAGGTGGAGCCGATTCGTGACTATCCAACAGGGTCGTTGACAGCCCATCTGGTCGGTTTTTTAGGGCCGATTCCGGCATCTCAGGAAGCGGAATTGCGCGCGCAGGGATTTATCCCCAATCGTGACAAGATTGGTTATTCCGGTGTTGAGGCCTCGTTGCAGGATATCCTTGCAGGCAGGAACGGTTTGCGTGTGGTGCAGGTGGATGTGGCCGGGCAGGAACTTCGCAATCTTGAACCGCCCATCTCACCAGTGCCGGGACATAATATCTATTTGACGATCGATACCCGCCTGCAGGCCGCCGCTGAAGCCACTCTTTTGGAAGAGATCAGGTTCTGGAATACATATTTTGGAACGGTGCGCATTTCAAGCGGAGCCATTATTGCTATGAACCCGAAGACGGGCGAGATCCTGGCAATGACCTCGTTTCCGACCTATGAGAACAACCGCTTTGTGCGTTTTATTCCCGCCTATTATTATGAGCAGCTAAGTCAGGATCCGCGCAAGCCCCTGTTGAACAACGCGATCTCTTCGGAGTTTCCGCCTGGTTCTGTGTTCAAATTAGCCACCGCAACAGGCGCGATCAACGAAGGCGTGGTGGATTTGACCACCATTATCCAGGCGCCGGGACAACTGTTGTTATGCGAGAAATTTAATCCCAATGATATTTGTACGGAGCGAAATACGCGCCCCTTTGTTGACCACATTCTTGAACAGAGACCCGAAGGTTTTGGCCCTGTCAATTTTCTGCAGTGTATTGCCTTTTCAAGTAACGTCTGTTTTTACAAACTGGGCGGCGGCTACGAGGATGAGATCGTTCAGGGGCTTGGTGTTGAGCGCCTGCGGCAATACGCCCGCGCGCTTGGATTTGATGAGCGTTCGGGGATCCAGCTGCTGGGCGAGCAGGATGGGTTGATCCCCGACCCGCAGTGGAAGCGCATCAACACCGGCGAGAACTGGTCCACGGGCGATACGTATATTGCCAGCGTGGGGCAGGGGTATGTGCTTTCCACACCCCTGCAAATACTCATGTCTGGTGCGGTGATCGCCAACAACGGAAGGCTGATGCAGCCAACCGTTGTCCACGAGGTGACCGACGGCGATGGGAATGTTGTCCCAATGTGGTTCAATCCGAATGATTTCACGGCCACCAATTTTGAAACGGCAGGCAGTTATCAAATATCACCTTTTACCCCCAACTTGAAATGGGATGTTACCGTAACCCCGATGATTCAGGGGTATTCCTGTGACGGTGCGTACTGTAGTTTGGATGAGGACGACTTGAAGATCATCCAGCCCTCATCCATTCAAGCGGTGCGCGCGGGGACGCGGCTGGCAGTGACCGCCAATCTGTTTGGCACCTTGAACGATCTCTTTGGCGACTTCCCCATCGCGGTGGCGGGCAAGACCGGCACTGCGGAATATTGCGATGATGTTGCGCGTGAAGCCCAGCGCTGCCAGTTTGGCGCATGGCCCACGCACTCATGGACTCTTGCCTATGCTCCCTATGAAGACCCGGAGATCATTGTGATCGCGTTTGCCTACAACGGCGGCGAAGGTGCGAGCGTGGCCGGACCGATGGTTGCGCGCATGATCAAATCCTATTTTGAGATCAAGGCGATTGACATCGCGCAGGGGAATCCAGCCCCGGGCCAATAG
- a CDS encoding rod shape-determining protein, producing MAFNPINWLLGLFSLDIAIDLGTANTLVHVRNKGIVINEPSWVTVDKKLRQPLAIGLEAKEMVGRTPGNIVVVRPIRDGVIAEFDVTQIMLEYFIGKVHEQSVVPLPRPRVIIGLPTGVTEVEKRAVYDAVMASGARQALLIEEPIAAALGAGLPIGEVRGSMVVDIGGGTTEVAVMSMSGVVASRSLRVAGDEMDQDVVQYLRNKYNLLIGEGIAEQIKWQIGSAYPLQPEKTMEVRGRNLVTGLPETIEVSSVEIREALSGSVQVIIDTVRDALDEIPPEIVSDLMDIGICLAGGGALLQGLAERLTDELKLRVWVAEDPLTCVARGAAMVFEDLDLLGRYLVGLERGSTRHLG from the coding sequence TTGGCCTTCAACCCTATCAACTGGCTGCTAGGCCTTTTTTCTCTGGACATCGCCATTGACCTTGGCACTGCGAACACCCTTGTCCATGTTCGTAATAAAGGCATTGTTATCAATGAGCCATCCTGGGTGACTGTTGACAAGAAATTACGGCAACCCCTCGCAATTGGCCTCGAAGCCAAGGAAATGGTTGGACGCACGCCGGGGAATATAGTTGTCGTGCGCCCCATCCGTGACGGTGTGATCGCCGAGTTTGATGTCACCCAGATCATGCTTGAATATTTCATCGGCAAAGTCCACGAACAGAGCGTGGTTCCTCTGCCGCGCCCGCGTGTGATCATTGGTTTGCCGACAGGCGTCACCGAAGTGGAGAAGCGCGCGGTCTATGACGCCGTCATGGCCTCCGGTGCGCGTCAGGCGCTGTTGATTGAGGAACCGATCGCGGCCGCGCTCGGGGCTGGCCTGCCGATTGGGGAGGTTCGCGGCTCGATGGTGGTTGACATCGGCGGCGGAACCACGGAAGTTGCGGTTATGTCCATGAGCGGCGTGGTTGCATCCCGTTCCCTGCGTGTTGCCGGCGATGAGATGGATCAGGACGTTGTGCAGTATCTTCGCAACAAATACAACTTGTTGATCGGCGAAGGGATTGCCGAGCAGATTAAATGGCAGATCGGTTCCGCCTATCCCTTGCAGCCCGAAAAGACGATGGAAGTGAGGGGGCGTAATCTTGTCACCGGGTTGCCCGAAACCATTGAAGTTTCCTCCGTCGAGATTCGCGAGGCGCTCTCGGGTTCCGTGCAGGTCATTATTGACACCGTGCGGGACGCGTTGGATGAAATCCCGCCTGAAATCGTATCCGACCTGATGGATATAGGCATTTGTCTCGCGGGCGGAGGTGCGTTATTGCAGGGTCTCGCGGAACGCCTGACTGATGAATTGAAATTACGCGTCTGGGTGGCGGAAGACCCGCTTACCTGTGTAGCGCGCGGCGCAGCGATGGTGTTCGAAGACCTGGATTTACTCGGGCGATATTTGGTTGGTCTGGAGCGCGGCAGCACGCGTCACCTTGGATAG
- a CDS encoding peptidylprolyl isomerase has protein sequence METDNGTMVIELFADKTPITVNSFVFLAREGFYDGVIFHRVIGNFMVQGGDPTGTGRGGPGYKFQDEFHPSLKHDKRGVLSMANAGPGTNGSQFFITHGPTPHLNGKHSVFGQVVEGEDVLMSIPERDPGNVHAPAVKIIRVTIEES, from the coding sequence ATGGAAACTGATAATGGCACGATGGTCATCGAACTGTTCGCGGACAAAACCCCGATCACTGTGAACAGCTTTGTCTTCCTCGCGCGTGAGGGATTTTATGACGGCGTGATCTTCCACCGTGTGATCGGAAACTTTATGGTGCAGGGCGGTGACCCGACAGGCACAGGCAGGGGCGGACCCGGCTATAAATTTCAGGATGAATTCCATCCCAGCCTGAAGCACGACAAGCGCGGAGTCCTTTCCATGGCAAACGCGGGGCCGGGCACGAACGGTTCGCAGTTCTTCATTACGCACGGACCCACCCCCCATTTGAACGGCAAGCACAGTGTCTTCGGCCAGGTGGTGGAGGGGGAGGATGTGCTGATGTCCATTCCGGAACGCGACCCGGGCAACGTCCATGCACCCGCAGTGAAGATTATCCGTGTCACTATCGAAGAAAGCTAA
- a CDS encoding VTT domain-containing protein, with the protein MAILAVFGVTVYIYSIRERVEEFAAYGYPGIFLVALMANATVFLPAPGVAVVFAMGSIFNPIGVALAAGTGGAIGELSGYLAGFSGQAVVERTDVYEKIHPWIDKYGGWAILVLSAIPNPFFDIAGVAAGMAKMKFWRFLLFCWIGQLIKMAIFAYAGAYSIDWIASFYK; encoded by the coding sequence TTGGCAATTCTCGCGGTGTTCGGCGTCACGGTTTACATTTACAGCATCCGTGAGCGCGTGGAAGAGTTTGCCGCGTACGGTTATCCCGGGATATTCCTTGTGGCCTTGATGGCAAATGCGACTGTCTTTTTGCCCGCACCGGGTGTGGCGGTCGTCTTTGCAATGGGAAGCATTTTTAACCCCATCGGCGTGGCACTTGCGGCAGGGACAGGCGGCGCAATCGGCGAACTCTCCGGCTACCTTGCGGGCTTCAGCGGCCAGGCAGTTGTCGAACGGACGGACGTGTATGAAAAAATCCACCCGTGGATCGACAAATATGGAGGTTGGGCAATTCTGGTCCTTTCCGCCATTCCCAATCCATTCTTTGATATTGCAGGCGTGGCGGCGGGCATGGCAAAGATGAAATTTTGGCGCTTCCTGCTCTTCTGCTGGATCGGTCAACTTATAAAAATGGCAATATTCGCCTACGCCGGAGCATATTCGATCGACTGGATCGCAAGTTTCTATAAGTAA
- the mreC gene encoding rod shape-determining protein MreC produces MNSRSLQTTIIFLVVAGILALSLGGFFGSASRQFSSMLIEVQSWVSSRFLGFQDFITAPRDIVSLRTRNLELESQVSQLQAQVIELQQRVNETEILAALVNFSRSNPESTYKAAAVIGRDPSPFLHYIIINRGSNDDIRRGMPVVTNQGLVGRVDAVIADAARVQLITDPASAVNVYLQNAETNAVAFGSVTGDTYLDMISQNAIVESGDLILTSGLGGGYPSDLIIGQVVTIRALEFELFQQATVQLAVDFSRLEIVLVITNFRPVDISPLVPVPSP; encoded by the coding sequence ATGAATTCCCGTTCTTTACAAACAACGATTATTTTCTTGGTAGTGGCGGGTATTCTCGCCCTTTCGCTGGGCGGTTTCTTTGGCTCCGCTTCAAGACAGTTCAGTAGTATGTTGATCGAAGTCCAAAGTTGGGTCTCGTCGCGTTTTCTTGGTTTTCAGGATTTTATTACCGCACCCCGCGATATTGTTTCCCTGCGCACGCGCAATTTGGAACTGGAGTCCCAGGTCTCACAGCTGCAGGCGCAGGTCATCGAACTCCAACAACGCGTCAATGAGACCGAGATCCTTGCGGCTCTGGTTAACTTCTCCCGTTCAAACCCCGAAAGCACCTATAAAGCAGCGGCTGTGATCGGTCGTGATCCCAGCCCGTTTTTGCATTACATCATCATTAATCGCGGATCGAATGATGATATTCGGCGGGGCATGCCGGTTGTTACAAACCAGGGCCTGGTTGGGCGTGTGGATGCGGTGATTGCTGACGCTGCGCGGGTTCAGTTGATCACAGACCCCGCATCCGCCGTCAATGTGTACCTGCAAAATGCTGAGACCAATGCTGTGGCATTCGGTTCCGTCACCGGCGACACGTATCTGGATATGATCTCGCAGAACGCCATTGTGGAATCAGGTGATCTGATTCTGACCTCGGGGCTGGGCGGCGGGTATCCGTCGGACCTTATTATCGGACAGGTTGTTACCATCCGCGCCCTTGAATTTGAACTGTTCCAGCAGGCGACAGTCCAGCTTGCGGTGGATTTCTCCCGTCTTGAGATCGTTCTGGTCATCACCAACTTTCGCCCGGTGGATATCTCTCCACTTGTGCCTGTTCCCTCCCCGTAA
- a CDS encoding Crp/Fnr family transcriptional regulator, which produces MIDTSQFKRIAQSLSILQQAGASFAREFQQSAFMASIPAGRDVFLEGDRVEAIALLISGVVRVYKSGETGREITLYRFGSGSSCILSANAILSQRTFPAIATVEQDAEAVMIPSEIFREWVQRHDLWREFVFDLLSQRLLTVMAVIDEVAFQRMDRRVASLLLDQGKTQNPMQITHQEIAAELGSSREVISRLLEDFVSDGSIRSGRGVIEILDFGLLESRSLK; this is translated from the coding sequence ATGATTGACACATCGCAATTCAAGCGCATCGCCCAATCCCTGTCCATTCTCCAACAGGCCGGCGCATCGTTTGCACGCGAATTTCAACAATCGGCTTTTATGGCGAGTATCCCGGCCGGCAGGGATGTATTCCTCGAAGGTGATCGTGTGGAAGCAATCGCCCTGTTGATTTCAGGCGTGGTACGCGTCTACAAGAGCGGCGAGACGGGACGAGAAATCACGCTCTATCGGTTCGGCAGCGGGTCCTCCTGCATCCTGAGCGCAAACGCCATTCTGAGTCAGCGGACATTTCCTGCCATTGCGACGGTGGAGCAGGATGCGGAGGCCGTCATGATCCCCTCCGAAATATTCCGTGAGTGGGTGCAGCGCCACGATCTGTGGCGCGAGTTCGTCTTTGATTTGTTATCGCAGAGGCTCTTGACCGTGATGGCTGTCATTGACGAGGTGGCCTTCCAGCGCATGGACCGTCGGGTGGCATCTCTGTTGCTGGACCAGGGAAAAACACAGAACCCGATGCAAATCACCCATCAAGAGATCGCCGCTGAACTGGGCAGTTCCCGTGAGGTTATCAGTCGATTGCTTGAAGATTTCGTCAGTGATGGGAGCATTCGCTCCGGGCGCGGCGTGATCGAAATCCTGGATTTTGGGTTGCTTGAATCGCGTTCGCTTAAGTGA
- the udk gene encoding uridine kinase, which translates to MSQNIPLVIGIAGGSGSGKTTVAQEILNRVGTDRIAYLQQDSYYKDLTRLPPAQHADINFDHPHSLEIELLIQHIACLRDLQPVEVPIYDFATDSRTADTFTVPPRNVILVEGILIFVDADLRKLFDVKIFVDTDSDLRFIRRLHRDITERGRTTESVIRQYLSTVRPMHLEFVEPSKRYADVIIPEGGHNKAALDMVVARIETLLR; encoded by the coding sequence ATGAGTCAAAACATCCCCTTGGTCATTGGCATTGCGGGAGGGTCGGGGTCCGGAAAAACAACCGTTGCACAGGAGATTTTAAACAGAGTTGGTACAGACCGAATTGCCTATCTTCAACAGGATTCCTATTACAAAGACCTGACCAGACTGCCCCCCGCGCAGCATGCTGACATCAATTTCGACCATCCTCATTCGCTTGAAATTGAATTGCTGATCCAACACATCGCCTGCTTGCGGGACCTTCAACCTGTCGAGGTCCCGATCTACGATTTCGCCACCGACAGCCGCACCGCAGACACCTTCACCGTCCCACCTCGTAACGTGATTTTAGTGGAGGGTATTTTGATCTTCGTGGATGCCGACTTGCGGAAATTATTCGACGTGAAAATCTTTGTGGACACAGATTCCGACCTGCGCTTCATCCGCCGCCTGCACCGTGACATCACCGAACGCGGCCGCACAACAGAGTCGGTCATCCGGCAATATCTGTCCACCGTGCGCCCCATGCACCTGGAATTCGTGGAACCGTCCAAGCGCTATGCGGATGTGATCATCCCGGAAGGCGGTCACAATAAAGCTGCACTGGATATGGTCGTTGCAAGAATCGAAACCCTGCTCAGATAA
- a CDS encoding thioredoxin domain-containing protein, with protein sequence MNKTEFQKRIEETEKPVIVDFWAPWCAPCMRAKPVLDKLAKEYGDTVEFLPVNADDSREILEQFRVFGIPTIITIRNGEEVGRVTGAQNETGYRTMFEALARGKEVNVPLTPFDRMLRMGAGALFIMVGISTSNWIVTGIGGILAFMGIYDRCPIWSALTGMLKRG encoded by the coding sequence ATGAACAAAACAGAATTTCAGAAAAGAATCGAAGAAACAGAAAAACCTGTCATCGTGGATTTTTGGGCGCCATGGTGTGCGCCATGTATGAGGGCAAAACCCGTCCTCGATAAACTCGCAAAGGAATATGGCGATACGGTCGAATTTCTGCCCGTCAACGCGGATGATTCACGCGAAATCCTAGAACAATTCCGTGTGTTTGGAATCCCAACCATCATCACAATTCGCAATGGAGAAGAAGTTGGACGTGTCACCGGCGCGCAAAATGAAACAGGGTATCGCACCATGTTTGAAGCATTGGCCCGGGGGAAGGAGGTCAACGTACCGCTTACCCCGTTTGACCGTATGCTCAGGATGGGCGCAGGCGCATTGTTCATCATGGTCGGCATTTCCACAAGCAACTGGATCGTGACAGGCATTGGCGGCATTCTTGCCTTCATGGGGATTTATGATCGTTGTCCAATCTGGAGCGCGCTCACAGGCATGTTAAAGCGCGGATAA
- a CDS encoding DUF2892 domain-containing protein, translating to MKRNMSNTDRIVRVVIAALFAYLYFSGTVVGTLGIILVVLGAVFLFTSVAAFCPLYAPFKFSTYK from the coding sequence ATGAAACGTAATATGTCCAATACCGATCGTATCGTCCGTGTCGTGATCGCCGCCTTGTTCGCTTATTTATACTTTAGCGGCACCGTTGTTGGGACACTCGGAATCATACTGGTGGTACTCGGCGCAGTCTTCCTGTTCACATCCGTGGCTGCATTCTGCCCGCTGTATGCGCCTTTCAAGTTCAGCACATACAAGTAG
- a CDS encoding DegV family protein encodes MSKIAIVTDSTSFLPEAYVRKYNITVAPQVLIWGEETFRDGVDIQPAEFYTRLKTAKTMPSTSQVSPASMQAIFKPLVEQGFEVLGLFVSSKLSGTIPSAMQARDAMETAGSKVTIVDSLATSMALSLIVLAAARAAEQGGTLKECLAAAESTRSNTGLFFAVDTLEFLHRGGRIGGAQRFIGSALNLKPILALKDGRVEGVERIRTKSKAHDRVLELVAENVQGKSNIRIAALHANASEDAKTLLDRAAQQSNPVETIFAEVSPVVGTHTGPGTIGLAFTFD; translated from the coding sequence ATGTCAAAAATTGCCATTGTCACAGACAGCACTTCGTTTTTACCTGAAGCATACGTCAGGAAATACAATATCACAGTTGCGCCGCAGGTTCTCATCTGGGGAGAGGAAACGTTTCGTGACGGGGTGGACATTCAGCCGGCGGAATTCTACACCCGCCTTAAGACGGCAAAAACCATGCCGTCCACTTCCCAGGTTTCACCCGCATCCATGCAGGCGATTTTTAAGCCGCTCGTGGAGCAGGGCTTCGAGGTGCTCGGTCTTTTTGTTTCGTCCAAATTATCGGGGACAATCCCGTCTGCCATGCAGGCCAGGGATGCCATGGAAACAGCAGGATCCAAAGTAACCATCGTGGACAGTCTGGCGACATCCATGGCGCTTTCCTTGATCGTGCTTGCCGCAGCACGTGCCGCTGAGCAGGGAGGGACTCTCAAAGAGTGCCTTGCCGCCGCAGAAAGTACCCGCAGCAACACAGGGCTGTTCTTTGCAGTCGACACCCTTGAGTTCCTGCATCGCGGCGGACGCATCGGAGGCGCCCAGCGCTTCATTGGTTCTGCGTTGAATCTAAAGCCGATTCTTGCCCTCAAAGACGGCCGTGTGGAAGGTGTCGAACGCATCCGTACGAAGTCCAAGGCGCATGACCGCGTGCTTGAACTGGTCGCTGAAAACGTACAGGGCAAATCAAATATCCGTATTGCTGCATTACACGCAAATGCAAGTGAAGATGCAAAAACCCTGCTGGATCGTGCGGCACAGCAAAGCAATCCTGTTGAGACGATTTTCGCAGAAGTGAGTCCCGTGGTCGGTACTCACACTGGACCCGGCACAATCGGCCTGGCATTTACATTTGACTAG
- a CDS encoding M20/M25/M40 family metallo-hydrolase, with the protein MSNYDNLDAYIDKNLDASLEELKRYVAQPSISAQNFGLKECAALVKEMLEKRGFTAEVMATDGAPVVFAERKGKSGKTLLIYNHYDVQPPEPLELWESPPFEPEIRNGKMYGRGVSDDKSHLTSRLHAIDAILAEQGELPCNIKFIIEGEEETASVHLHDFISKNLEKLKADACIWEFGAVDHRDKPMQYLGLRGICYVELSVTALGTDVHSGLGGSILPNAAWRLTWALASLKGVDEHIRIPGFYDDVLPPSARDRELMDALPDVADEYKTRYGAKEFIKGLTGGTDLKMEEVFVPTCTICGLTSGYQGPGSKTVQPAFASAKVDFRLVPNQKPADILKKLRTHLDTEGFSDVKIEFLGGEPAARTDPDDPFVKIVVDTAEDVYDSKMELVPMIGGSGPNYPFVHDLGLPVVTMGLGYPDTKAHAPNENIRIDLYLQHAKHMARVIREFSM; encoded by the coding sequence ATGAGCAATTACGACAACCTGGATGCATACATTGATAAAAACCTTGATGCAAGCCTCGAAGAACTCAAACGCTATGTCGCCCAGCCCAGCATCAGCGCACAAAATTTTGGATTGAAGGAATGCGCCGCGCTGGTAAAAGAAATGCTGGAGAAACGCGGTTTTACCGCCGAGGTCATGGCAACGGATGGCGCACCGGTCGTCTTTGCAGAGCGGAAAGGCAAAAGCGGCAAGACCCTGCTCATCTACAATCACTATGATGTCCAGCCGCCGGAGCCGTTGGAGTTATGGGAAAGCCCGCCCTTTGAGCCCGAGATCCGCAACGGGAAAATGTACGGCCGCGGTGTGAGCGATGACAAGAGTCACCTCACCTCCCGTTTGCATGCGATTGACGCCATCCTTGCAGAACAGGGTGAATTGCCATGCAATATCAAATTCATCATCGAAGGCGAGGAGGAAACTGCCAGTGTCCATCTGCATGATTTCATCTCGAAGAATCTTGAAAAACTCAAAGCCGATGCCTGCATCTGGGAATTTGGTGCCGTGGATCATCGCGACAAGCCCATGCAATACCTCGGTTTGCGCGGTATATGCTATGTCGAACTGTCGGTCACGGCACTCGGCACGGATGTCCATTCGGGGTTGGGTGGCAGCATCCTGCCCAACGCGGCGTGGAGGCTCACCTGGGCGCTTGCCAGCCTGAAGGGAGTCGATGAGCACATCCGCATCCCCGGCTTTTACGATGATGTGCTTCCTCCATCCGCCCGCGACCGAGAATTGATGGATGCGCTTCCCGATGTGGCGGATGAATATAAAACCCGTTATGGCGCGAAGGAATTCATCAAAGGCCTGACAGGCGGCACCGACCTAAAAATGGAAGAGGTCTTCGTGCCAACCTGCACCATTTGCGGTCTGACCAGCGGGTATCAAGGTCCGGGTTCTAAAACCGTTCAGCCCGCGTTCGCGTCTGCCAAGGTGGATTTCCGCCTCGTACCGAATCAAAAACCCGCAGACATCCTGAAAAAACTTCGCACCCATCTTGATACCGAGGGATTCAGCGATGTTAAGATCGAATTCCTCGGAGGCGAACCCGCCGCACGCACAGACCCTGATGACCCCTTTGTGAAAATCGTGGTGGACACGGCCGAGGATGTGTATGATTCAAAAATGGAGCTTGTGCCAATGATCGGCGGATCGGGACCCAACTACCCGTTCGTGCATGACCTGGGCCTGCCCGTTGTGACGATGGGCCTGGGCTACCCAGACACAAAAGCCCATGCCCCCAACGAAAATATCCGCATTGACCTGTATCTTCAACACGCCAAACACATGGCAAGAGTGATCAGGGAATTTTCAATGTGA
- the minC gene encoding septum site-determining protein MinC: MEQITSLVQIKGIRDGLLATFSDAAWEDQRIALLTQIDERSSFFHGARLAMDVGTQILKVNDLVDLRDHLSERNVVLWAVVSESPVTEQTAQLLGLATRISKPRPEEQRQFADTITDDTALFVNKTLRSGTRIEFPGHVVVFGDINPGAEIIAEGNVIVWGRVRGMIHAGSKGDRSAFICALDLSANQLRIADEVSAMLKPQKDPKPEIASINSEGRLQAEMWNAG, encoded by the coding sequence ATGGAACAAATCACCTCTCTGGTTCAGATCAAAGGAATACGCGACGGACTTCTTGCAACATTTTCAGATGCTGCATGGGAAGACCAGCGTATAGCTTTGCTCACTCAAATTGATGAGCGTTCATCCTTCTTTCACGGTGCGCGCCTGGCCATGGATGTCGGCACGCAAATCCTAAAGGTCAATGATCTCGTGGATTTGCGTGACCATTTATCTGAACGGAATGTGGTTTTATGGGCAGTCGTAAGCGAATCGCCGGTCACGGAACAGACCGCTCAATTGCTTGGCCTGGCCACGCGCATCTCGAAACCGCGACCCGAGGAACAAAGACAGTTTGCGGATACCATCACCGATGACACCGCACTGTTTGTCAACAAGACACTTCGCTCTGGAACGCGCATTGAATTTCCCGGCCACGTTGTTGTGTTTGGTGACATAAACCCGGGCGCAGAGATCATTGCCGAAGGGAATGTGATTGTGTGGGGAAGGGTGCGCGGCATGATCCACGCCGGTTCCAAAGGGGATCGTTCTGCGTTTATCTGCGCGCTCGATCTTTCTGCCAATCAACTGCGTATTGCGGATGAAGTCTCCGCCATGCTCAAACCTCAAAAAGACCCCAAGCCTGAGATTGCCAGTATTAATAGCGAAGGCCGTTTGCAAGCTGAAATGTGGAACGCAGGCTAA